The following coding sequences lie in one Synechococcus sp. WH 8016 genomic window:
- a CDS encoding TRIC cation channel family protein — protein sequence MKSKAFRAAVTLALLFISLSLSVSVSAFEKDVIRGGWYPWKPYQYLQKINDDRRQLTGLDVQLFKEVFEEELGLTLQLPQVDWGVHQEDIRLGVRDVAGGAFITPERARYAYFSAPYRSEDIVLISRRSEQSAVAMLHPEIFKQSFLDSKLRLGVVSGYYYGEQIDHFLKDSSQIDRWTPVSTDLENLQNLVDGKVDLVPIDRLVGGTLIWEESLNRELIMGNDYIFSGPIVAIFSRISSSPELVSAFDRAIQKLKDDGRFNQIVRDYLFPSLLGMTAGQPWFFTLETIGTGAFAFSGVLLAQRDRFSLFGALVLASLPAFGGGILRDLLANRDQPAVLQSTHNLMIVIALVFLSHIVMKMPSLRGVPRLLERFQLGEQAIQVLDGLGLAAFTVVGVIVAVEEKCNPLLLWGPIFSALTGAGGAILRDVLRADATHPTLRHDLYAELSFFWGLMLSLFITFYANSNSMNPTPIKIAVLFVTVGCFVSRLLVVRFGIKAPTFMQRL from the coding sequence GTGAAGTCCAAGGCATTCCGTGCAGCAGTGACGTTGGCGCTTCTGTTTATAAGCTTGTCGCTTTCTGTCTCTGTCTCTGCCTTTGAAAAAGATGTCATAAGGGGTGGTTGGTACCCCTGGAAGCCATATCAGTACTTACAAAAGATCAATGATGATCGCCGTCAGCTCACTGGACTGGACGTGCAGTTGTTCAAAGAGGTTTTCGAAGAAGAACTGGGACTCACTCTGCAACTCCCTCAAGTGGATTGGGGCGTTCATCAAGAGGATATCCGGCTGGGAGTTCGTGATGTAGCTGGAGGAGCCTTTATTACTCCGGAACGCGCGCGTTACGCCTATTTTTCAGCTCCCTATCGAAGTGAAGATATTGTTTTGATCAGCAGAAGGTCTGAACAGAGCGCGGTAGCGATGCTGCATCCTGAAATTTTTAAGCAGTCGTTCCTCGACAGCAAGCTTCGTCTGGGTGTCGTGTCAGGGTATTACTACGGTGAGCAGATTGATCACTTTCTTAAGGACTCATCTCAAATCGACCGCTGGACTCCAGTGTCCACAGACTTGGAAAATCTTCAGAACCTTGTTGATGGAAAAGTAGACCTAGTCCCAATTGATCGTCTCGTAGGTGGAACTTTGATCTGGGAAGAGTCTTTGAATCGAGAGTTGATTATGGGAAATGATTATATCTTTTCGGGCCCGATTGTGGCTATCTTTAGTCGGATTAGCTCATCACCAGAACTCGTTTCCGCGTTCGATCGAGCTATACAAAAACTCAAAGATGATGGACGTTTTAACCAGATAGTTCGTGATTACCTCTTCCCTTCATTGCTGGGAATGACCGCTGGTCAGCCTTGGTTTTTCACCTTGGAAACGATTGGGACAGGAGCTTTTGCTTTTTCTGGTGTGCTTTTGGCCCAACGTGATCGTTTTAGCCTATTTGGTGCTCTTGTGTTGGCCAGCCTTCCCGCTTTTGGTGGAGGAATTCTGAGGGATCTGCTCGCTAATCGAGACCAGCCAGCTGTTCTTCAGTCGACCCATAACCTCATGATTGTGATCGCGCTTGTATTCTTGAGTCATATTGTGATGAAGATGCCCAGCCTGCGTGGTGTTCCACGCTTGTTGGAGAGATTCCAGTTAGGAGAACAAGCCATACAAGTTCTAGATGGTCTTGGGTTAGCAGCATTCACAGTCGTCGGAGTCATCGTTGCTGTAGAAGAGAAATGCAATCCATTGCTCCTCTGGGGACCAATATTTAGCGCTCTAACAGGAGCGGGTGGTGCCATTCTTCGTGATGTACTTAGAGCTGATGCAACGCATCCCACACTTCGGCATGATTTATATGCCGAACTCTCTTTTTTCTGGGGGTTAATGCTTTCTCTCTTTATTACATTTTACGCAAATTCTAATAGTATGAATCCCAC